A region of the Prochlorothrix hollandica PCC 9006 = CALU 1027 genome:
ACTGATACTTTGCGGATTTTATGGACGGAAATCTGTTTCGAGCCACAAAAATGACAAACCTCTATCTCGTTCAAATACCTTAGCAAAAAGGTAATACGGTCACTCTCTATGTTGGTATTCCATACTTCCCAGCCAGGAATCTTAATGATTTGATTTAAAGAAAGGAACATAAGCTGACTTCACTCAAGACGTAACCTATTATACACTATACGGCCTCATTCCCAGAGAGCCCGGTTTTCGTACTGTTTTCAATCAATCTTTCCTTGATCCCCACCTGCTTTATCTAGGAAGCAACTAAGTTTACTCAGATCCTGGAAAAAGTTAACAATCTGTTAAGCCAAATATTTGGTAATTCTAAAAACTTTCTAAAGACTCAACTCTGAAGACATTAGCCTGAATAAACCGCTGGGACTTGATTCCCTTTATTCCTAAGCCATCAGGGTCAGATCCACCGTTAGGGAAGATAGAAACAACGGGAGTTCACCCCCCAGTGATCAGCCTCCCGTTGATTGGGATCTCCACAGCCCCCTGGCAACCCTGACACTACCCCACCGACAAGGAGGGTACTGTCCCCATCCCTGAAGAACGGTTACCGCCATGGGCTTTCCCCTCTGGAGTTGTGGCCAGAGTGATTTGGTTTTCGATGAGGTATTTTTCATGAACAGCCATTCTAGCCTGACATCCGCCTGCCGCTATTGCCGCTTCTATACCCCTGAAGGACGACGGGGCGGGCGATGTGAGCGTTTAGATGTGGGTGTCCTGGGACAATGGCAAGCCTGCACCCTGGCCATGCCCCCCTTCTCGGAATCGTGGTCTAGCCTCAAGCCGTTATCATCGCTCCAACCCCTGACACCATCCCTCAAGCCTCTGGCTTACCCCCTGATGGAGGTAGCTGTAGATGTGCCCGCAAACGTGCCCTTGACATGCTCCCCGACCTAAAGGTGCGGGGATTCTCCGACTAGGCGAATAGTCCAAGCTGTTCGCTGTACGGCTGGCTAGACAAAGCAGTCGGATTGCCAGAAATCCTGGTCTTACGTCCGTTCTTTGTCCATTTAGAGTCTTGGATTAGCTCCAACCCAGACTTTTATCGTGCTTTTATGCTAATTAAAATAGCATAGATGGAGAAGGCTGGATAGATCAGTTGCAGGAAAAAAAGCCGTCCTAGAAGGACGGGGTTTTAGACCCAGATTTTAGGTAAAAGACTACGATCGCTGGGTCGTTAAAATTTGAGCTTTGAGGCGCTGGGGATCCCCCTGATCCACCATGTGGCCCCCCTGGAGCAGAAAGGCTCCATCACAGTAATCCAACTCCGCTAAGCGGTGGGTCACCCAGAGGGCCGTCAAGTTTTGTCGCTGCACCAGGGCACGTACCTGACGCACCAAATCCAGTTGACTGTCCGGATCCAAGAGGGCCGTAGGTTCATCCAGCAACAGTAATTGACAATGGCGGGCGATCGCCCCCGCAATGGCAATACGTTGCTTTTGGCCCCCACTAAGGGCATAGATGGGGCGGCGTTCCAAGTGGCTGAGGTTCACCGCCTCTAGGCTTTCCCGCACCCGCTGGCGTACTTGGCTAGGGCTGAGGTTTTCTTCCACCAAGCCAAAGGCCACATCCGCCCCCACCGTGGGCATCACCAACTGATGATCAGGATTCTGAAAGACAAAACCCGTGGGTCGCAATAGTTCCAAGGTGCCCGTTTGGGGCGACAGTAGCCCCATAATTAGCTTGAGCAGGGTGGATTTACCGCTGCCATTGCTGCCCAAAAGCATCCAGAGTTGGCCCTGGGGCACCCCAAAACTACAGTTCTGGAGAACAGGGCGATCGGCGCTCCAGGCAAAACTGAGCCGATCCACCTGGAGTCCATAGGTTGGGTTCACAGCCCT
Encoded here:
- a CDS encoding energy-coupling factor ABC transporter ATP-binding protein, yielding MNPTYGLQVDRLSFAWSADRPVLQNCSFGVPQGQLWMLLGSNGSGKSTLLKLIMGLLSPQTGTLELLRPTGFVFQNPDHQLVMPTVGADVAFGLVEENLSPSQVRQRVRESLEAVNLSHLERRPIYALSGGQKQRIAIAGAIARHCQLLLLDEPTALLDPDSQLDLVRQVRALVQRQNLTALWVTHRLAELDYCDGAFLLQGGHMVDQGDPQRLKAQILTTQRS